In the Microcebus murinus isolate Inina chromosome X, M.murinus_Inina_mat1.0, whole genome shotgun sequence genome, ATTTTAGGATTGTTTGGAATAGGTCACATGTTTGCCAGGTATTGTGACATCATCCTCTTTGTCATTTCTGACACTCTTGTATTTCTCTCCTACATCTTCAGAGAGCTTAAAAGCTTTAAAGAGAGCTGCAGGTGGAAATGACACATGTGTATGCCCAGAGGAAGGAAAATATTCATTGTGCCTTCCTTGCTCCCCGTGTGGAAATCATTGCTCTTGATTGGTAGTGTGAGTTTTGTAGGACTTTGGCCACTCCtagttgaatttcttttttcaggaAATACTATTTGACCAAAAAAGGcctatttaattaaaacaaaataaaacaaaacaaaacataagtgATGGGCAGAGATCTGGAGAATTCTTATGAGAAACCCAATCACAAAGGGGAAATTCTAAAATAGTGGCATGATTTCTGTCCCGACATTATTTAAAtaggagacagaaaatattttagtgtcaATTGTCAATTTTCCATTTGCAGTCTCAGCCCATACATAAACCCAggattttacaggaaaaaaagtcAACTGTTTAGCCCCATGGATGTGTGTTGTTTCTCTATCTTTTCCCTTGGACTAACTTCCCATTTCATACATGCCCTTCCGCTTTTCCGGATCCCTTTAGGGGATCTAGAAACCTTCCTGGTATACTGCACAATGGCCTTTGTATTAGTTTGCATGATAGTCTTTGCACCAGACCGTGGGCTCTCCAGTTCAGAATTTGGCTCTCATTCGTTGATCAGTCCATTAGGTTCTGCTTCTTGTGCTCCATGAATGATTTCGTACATTGCTTTTCTTTCAGTTGAGCATAAAAGCTGTAGCCCTGGCCCACAGCTTCTGACTCGAGGGCTGGAAAGTCCTTAAGTTCACAGGCatcatcttccttttccttcagaGCTAAAGCTGACATGTTGCAGCTCTGGGGAAACAGACAGAATACCAAGTACAGGTCCCAAATGGATAGCACTTTTGTTGCCTTAAGAAATTTCGAGCCTAATAATCTCTGAGGGGAAATTTTCAGTCAGAATCCTCAAGTCCTTGCTTTGAGGGGCACAGCTTTAAGGGAAGACCCCAGTTACTACCTCTTCCATATATTTATCTACCTTGTGGTGAAAAGGATGTGTGTGTAATACCTTTGCCTGAAATGGTATGGGTTGGCATTAATGGGATTGTGGGCGGTCCATTGAAAAGAAAGCTGCTCTTGTTTTCGTGTTGTGGACAGTTCGAGATTTGCCTTAGAACTAACTTCAAGGGAAAGTAGCAGAATCGTGGGAAGGGACGATCTTGCCTTCAGTTCCACCCTCTGTGCCTGCTTCGGTTCCAGGCAGGTCTGGGTGGCTGCCTTCTTTGGGGGGCTTTTCCTTGCAGAAGAACTTCTTCAGCATATCCTGGATTTCCTTCTTGATGGTCTTGTGCATGTAGCCATAGATGTAGGGGTGGATGCAGCACTGCAGGAAGAAAAGCCAGATTATTATGGTGATCACCCACTGGGGTACATTGGTTTCGACATCCACCCACACGGCCAGGACTGCTAGAAAGCAGTAGGGCCCCAGGGATAGCACGTAGGAGAAAATGATGAGGAAGATCACTTTAGCAGCTTTGCACTCGTAGCACCTGGGCAGAGGAGGGTCGCTGTTGCTGTTACGACGGCTGGGTGGGAGGCTCTCTGGGATGTTCATTGCCTCAACATCATCCTCACTGAAATTGATGTCATCCTCACCAAACTCTATGTCATCTTCGCCCAAGTCAATGTTGCACTGGTTGACCTCTACTCGGCCCTTGTTTGCCTTCATGCCATTCTCAACCTCGATGCCACCTTCCTTACCCTCCATGCTGCCTTCGCTGGCCACCATGCTGCTTGCTCTAACTTCCTCGATGCCCCTGGCCTCCATGCTACCCTCATTGGTCTCCATGCTTCTTTCCTTGACCTTCATGCTGCCCTCTTCCACCTCCATGCTGCCCTCCTTGGCCTTGACCTGACCTTCATCCTGGCGGTGGAAGGCACTCTCACCCTGGAACTCATCCTTCTTCTCTGCTCCCTCTTCATTCTCATTCTCCACATGGTCCTTGACCCGCACTTCCAAGCTGTGGCTCTTGACCTTGTACAGCAAAGCATGCTGCCGCCGGGCTGCACCAAACACCACAGAGTAGCAGGCAATCATGACAACCAGTGGAATGATGATGAAGGACACCACGCTCAGAATAGTGTAGCTGGGGCTGGCTCCCCAGATCATGGAGCAGAGGGCATTGCGCTCGTCAAaggcagcctggccccagccGTAGAGTGGGGGTGTGCTCTGCAGGATGGCTACGATCCAGGTGCCATAGAGGAGCATGTAACCACGGCGCTGGGTCATCTTGGACGGGTAGGAGAGAGGGTGGATGATGGACAGGTAGCGATCTACCGACACCACGACAATGGTGTTGACGCTGGCAAAGGCGAACAGGTGGGTGAGGCTAACCAGGGCAGTGCAGAAGTGGCTGTTGAGGGGCCAGAAGAGAGGCACGGAAGTGGCCACCACCCAGGGGGCCACAAGCGAGATCTGCAGCAGGTCGGTGACGAGGAGGTTAAAGATGAAGCGGTTTGTCACCTGCAGCAGCTGCGGTTTGCGCTGCAACACAAGTGCCAGCACTATGTTGCCGAAGAACGAGGCGGTGAGGAAGATGAGCAGCACGGTTGCGCGGATGATGCCGTGAGCCAGGCTAATGGGCATTTTGGAGAGGGGCATGCACGCGTGGCTGCTGTTGCTCTCGCGCGTGTTGTTGGGGCAGGTGGACGTCATGGCGACAGCTGGAGGGCTTGAAACAGGGTCAGCGAGGGCACCGGCCGGCGGCAAAGGGGTGCACGGACCCCGCTCAGTGCCTATGCTGGGGACAAAAGAAACAGGCGGGAGGTATTAGTCCC is a window encoding:
- the GPR101 gene encoding putative G-protein coupled receptor 101, whose product is MTSTCPNNTRESNSSHACMPLSKMPISLAHGIIRATVLLIFLTASFFGNIVLALVLQRKPQLLQVTNRFIFNLLVTDLLQISLVAPWVVATSVPLFWPLNSHFCTALVSLTHLFAFASVNTIVVVSVDRYLSIIHPLSYPSKMTQRRGYMLLYGTWIVAILQSTPPLYGWGQAAFDERNALCSMIWGASPSYTILSVVSFIIIPLVVMIACYSVVFGAARRQHALLYKVKSHSLEVRVKDHVENENEEGAEKKDEFQGESAFHRQDEGQVKAKEGSMEVEEGSMKVKERSMETNEGSMEARGIEEVRASSMVASEGSMEGKEGGIEVENGMKANKGRVEVNQCNIDLGEDDIEFGEDDINFSEDDVEAMNIPESLPPSRRNSNSDPPLPRCYECKAAKVIFLIIFSYVLSLGPYCFLAVLAVWVDVETNVPQWVITIIIWLFFLQCCIHPYIYGYMHKTIKKEIQDMLKKFFCKEKPPKEGSHPDLPGTEAGTEGGTEGKIVPSHDSATFP